In Terriglobia bacterium, the sequence CGGCCCGAGTGCGGAGAGACGACGCTTGTGCGTGATCTCCGACAGCGGGTTGGTCTGGTCCATGAACTGCGACAACTGCGAAGAACCGAAGAACTCGCGGATGGCTGCCATAACCGGCTTGGCATTCACGAGGTCGTGCGGCATCGCCGTCGACATCTCCTGGTACACGCTCATCTTTTCCTTGATGGCGCGTTCCATGCGGACGAGGCCGATGCGGAACTGGTTCTCCATCAACTCGCCGACCGCGCGAACGCGGCGGTTGCCGAGATGATCGATGTCATCGACGGCGCCGATGTTCTTGCGCAGCTTGAGCAGGTAACGGATGGTTCCGTAGAAATCTTCCGGCTCGAGGGTGCGGTTGTGACGATCGGTCGCGTCGGCGTTGTCGAACAGCTTGATGTTGAACTTCAGGCGGCCAACGGCCGAGAAGTCGTACTTGCGCGGATCGAAGAACATGCCGTGGAACAACGCGGTTGCGGTGTCCAATGTCGGCGGATCTCCGGGGCGCAGCTTGCGGTAGATTTCGATCAGGGCTTCCTGCGGCGTCTTGACGGAATCGCGGCGCAGCGTCTGGCTGATGACTGTGCCCACGTCGTCTCGCTCGGGGAAGAACACCTGGATCTCACCAACGCCGGCATCAAGGAACTTCGAGAGTTTGTCGGCGGTGATTTCGGTGTTGGCTTCCAGCAGGACTTCGCCAGTGTTGGTGTCAACGACGTCGGAGACAGTGAATGCGCCTTCGAGATCACCGAGTTCAACTTCGATCTCGCTGACCTTGGCCTTCTGAATTTCCTTCAGGACGGAAGCCGTAACTTTGCGTCCGGCGTGAGCGATCTCTTCGCTGCCCTTGGCGACACGGTGCGAAAGCTTCAGTCCGAGCAGGTTCGTCGGACGTTCGACACCGGGTTCCAGGGTCCAGTAGAGCTTCTGATCGCGCAGAACGATGCGATCGACGGTGTAGAACGTGCGCAAAATCTCCTCGTCCGAGCGCAATCCGAGGGCGCGCAGGAAGATAGTTCCGAGGAACTTGCGCTTGCGGTCGATGCGGACGTAAAGGACGTTCTTCTGGTCGTATTCGAACTCCACCCACGAACCGCGATACGGAATGATCTTGCCGAGGAAGTAGGTGCGGTTGTTGGCGGTTTCAAAGAAGACGCCCGGCGAACGGTGCAATTGGCTGACGATGACGCGCTCAGTGCCGTTGACGATGAAGGTGCCATTGTTGGTCATCAGCGGAATATCGCCGAAGAACACTTCCTGCTCTTTCATGTCGCGCAGGTGCTTGGCGCCGGTCTCGGCGTCTTTTTCGAAGACGGAGAGGCGCATGGTCACCTTGAGAGGAGCGCTGTAAGTCATGCCGCGCTCTTCGCACTCGGCCACGTCATACTTCAGTTGCATGCCGACCGGGTCACCGCACTTGGTGCAGAAGTCGGGTGTATTGGCGTTGTAGGTGCCGCACTTGGTGCAAAGCACGTCGCCGGGGTGGAACGGATCGGTGACTACGGTTGCGCCGCAGTTCTTACAAGTGGTGCGCAGGTGATGCAGTCCCTTTAGGTGACCGCACTTGCACTCCCAGTTCCCGATTGCGTAATCGACGAACTCCAACTGGGCTACGCCCCGGAAATCGGAGATCGGGAACACCGACTGGAATACCGCCTGCAAACCCGCATCATCACGTTCACTCGGCAGACGGTCCATCTGCAGGAAGCGGTCGTAAGAACGCTTCTGTACTTCGATCAGATTGGGGATCTGAATCGTCGCCGGGATCTTCGAGAAGTCGAGTCGCTTGCGGAAGGGTAGTTTCTTTTCAGCCATTAGTAGAACTCCTGAGTTGTGCCGGAAGTGCCTTCCGCCCTTACCGGCCGCGCCGCTCGTTGACGACGCTTTGTCCTAACTTCGAATACTTGCTGCTGGCGCGAAAAACCGTTGACGGTGCGGCTCCTGCGCGGGTTCCGCATCCCGGAACATCTCGCAACGGAGCAAAAACGCGCTTAGCCCGCGAGGAACAAGATTCCCCGTGGGCGCCGTTCAATGCGTCCTTAGACCTTCCCTTTTGAAGGAAGAGATTTCGTTTGTGTCTTCCTGCGCCAGTTTGTGCTTGGCCTGTTCCCAGCCTGGTGGTGCCAGGCTGCCTGCCACTCTCAATTCGACCACGCAGTGTTGGGAGTTCCCACGTTCTGTCTCCCTTGGACAACTGCGCCTGCCTGCCAGGGAATTCCGCGATCCGGCGATGGGGGTCGCTCACTTCCCGGCGGCAGCAAAGTTCTGTAACGTCCACCAACGTCACAGCCACTTCGCGGCACCTCCACGCCCGGAATCTCCCTCACGGGAGTACCAACTGGGGAGGGCCGACCTGCTCACCGCACCGCCAAATCCGGGAGCAGGGTAAAACGGGATCCGCGGGCGCGAACCCGTGTATCTGCTTGGATTCACGCCAGCGGCATTTCGATTCAAAAGACTCGGTGAAAGCCCACATCTGCCGAAAACGGCAGACGCGGGGTACCGAGAGAACTACTTAACTTCTACGGTCGCGCCAGCTTCCTGGAACTTCTTCTGGATGGTTGCTGCTTCGTCCTTCGACACGCCTTCCTTCACGGTCTTGGGAGCGCCATCCACCAGGTCCTTCGCTTCCTTCAGGCCAAGGCTGGTGACTTCGCGGACAGCCTTGATCACGTTGATCTTGTTGGCGCCGGCGGCGGTCAGAACGACGGTGAATTCCGTCTTCTCTTCCGCCGGGGCCGCGGCAGCCGCGCCGCCAGCCGCGCCGGCAACCATGACCGGGGCAGCGGCCGCAGCCGACACGCCAAGACGACCTTCCAACTTCTTCACCAGTTCAGCCGCTTCGAGCAGCGACAAACCAACAATCTGTTCTTCCAACTGCTGCAGATCCGCCATTTTCATTCTCCAATTCGAATTCGTTATTCGTTGTGTGTTTCGATTTCGTTACCGCCAGAGCCTATGCTCGAAGCCTGCGAGTGGCCGCCACGCAATCACTGCGTTGCTTGGACCCGCTCCGGTCAAGACCGAACCCTCTGCCGTCGCGCCAGACAGTCGCAACAGACGAAGCACGCCCCACAACGGATAACGGAAATCTTTGGACTGACTTTCATCAGCCCGAACTTGTTAAAGAGCAGGCACTCTCGTGAGAGAGGCCGGAAGCTACTGCGCTTCCTTGAACTTCTTTTCCTGTACGCCCTGGTTTACGACGACCGCGAGGTCGCGTCCAGTCGCGTTCATCACGGTGACCAGGCGCTGCGCCGGAGCGTTGAGCAGGAACAACAGCTTGCTGTAGAGCTCTTCCTTGGAAGGCAGGCTCGCCAGGGCGTTGATCTCTTTGGCCTCAATGACACGCCCTTCAACGACGCCGGATTTGAATGTGAGTTCCGGGTTGTCCTTGGCGTACTTGGTGAGGGCTTTGGCGAGCGCAACGATGTCGCCCTTGGTATATGCGATCGAGGTGCGACCGGCGAGGTCCTTCAGACTCTTCTCGAAAGCGGTGCCCTTCACGGCACGCTCTGCGAGAGTGTTCTTGACGACGCGGTACTTGCCGCCGGCGTTACGAACCGCCTTGCGCAGCTCGAAATCCATTTCGACGGTCAACTTGCCGAACTCTGCAACGATGCCGCTGTTGACGTCCTTCAGCTCGCTGGTGAGTTGATCGACCTGTTCAATCTTTTTCGCTTTTGTGACAGCCATGTCCGAATCCTTTGTTGCAGCCGTGGGCTGCGGAATCTGTTCTACGCAGCCTTACGCCTTAGCGGCGGCCTCCTGGGCCGTTGTGTCCAGCTGGATGCCGGGGCCCATGGTGGAACTGATGTAGCAGGCCTTGATGTACTTACCTTTGGCGACAGCCGGCTTCGCCTTGATCACGCTGCTGATGACGGTGTTGGCGTTGTCGACCAGCTTGTCGGCGGTGAAGGAAATCTTGCCGACGGGGACGTGAACGAGTGCCGTCTTGTCGGTGCGGAACTCGACTTTACCGGCCTTCACTTCGGTGACGGCCTTGGCGATGTCCATGGTGACCGTACCGGTCTTCGGGTTTGGCATGAGGCCGCGGGGGCCAAGTACCTTACCGAGTTTACCGACGGAACGCATCATGTCGGGGGTCGCGACGACGGCATCGTAGTCGGTCCAGTTTTCCTTCTGGATCTTCTCGACCATGTCTTCGCCACCGACGAAATCGGCACCGGCCGCTTCGGCTTCGCGGAGTTTGTCGCCGGAAGCTATGACGAGCACCTTCTTCGACTTGCCCAGTCCGTGCGGCAGAACCACGGTGCCGCGCACCATCTGGTCGGCGTGCTTCGGATCGACTCCGAGGCGAAGCGTGACCGAGATGGTCTCGTCGAACTTGGCGAACTTCACCTTCTGCAAGAGCTGTATCGCATCCTGCAGGACGTAAGGACGGGCTTCGACCTCCTTACGCGCCTTCTCGATATTCTTTCCTGGTTTCCTTGCCATTTTGGCTCCTGTCTCCCACCGCGCGACGTTGGATTGCCGCGCCGTGGTGTTTTCGACTAACTGCTGACTACCCACCCTGTCGCTGCGCGACAAGGGGGCACAAACCTTACGCGGTGACCTCAATGCCCATGGAACGCGCGGTTCCCTTGACGCTCTTGATCGCGGATTCCAACGAGGCAGCGTTGAGGTCGGGCATCTTCTGCTTGGCGATGTCGGCGACCTGCTTTTCGGTCACGGTGCCGACCTTTGTCTTGTTGGGTTCGCCAGAACCCTTCGCCACGGCGGCGGCGCGCTTCAAGAGGATCGAGGCGGGCGGCGTCTTCGTGATGAACGTGAACGAACGGTCACTGTAAACCGTTACGACGACCGGAATAATGAGTCCGGCCAATTCCTTGTTCTGCGTCTTTGCGTTGAACTGTTTGCAGAACTCCATGATGTTGATCTGCGCCTGACCGAGGGCGGGACCAACCGGCGGCGCCGGGGTAGCCTTGCCCGCTTCGATCTGCAGTTTTACGGAACCTGTGACCTTCTTTGCCATCGCTTCAATTACCTTTCGTATCCGGTTCCCGCTTCGCCTTTCGGTTCGGCCCCGAGTCTAGGATTTTCGGCCCGGGTCAGGTAGGAACCGTTTGTTAAATCCTTAACTGAGAACCTTTTCTACCTGGCCGAACTCGAGTTCGACAGGGGTACTGCGTCCGAAGATGGTGACCATGACTTTCAGGGTCTCGCGATCTTCGTTGACTTCGTCGACCACGCCGGTAAAGGTCGTAAAGGGACCGTCGGTTATGCGGACGGACTCGTTCTTCTCGTACTTGACCTTGAGCTTCGGCTTCTCCTTGCTGTCGGCGACGCGGTAAACGATGTGGTTGACTTCTTCCTCGCTGAGCGGCGTCGGATCGTTCGCGGTGCCAACGAAGCCGGTGACGCGGGGCGTCGATTTAACCACGTGCCACACGTGATCGCCTTCGCCGCCGGTACGGAACCCTGTCAGATCCATTTCGACCAGCACGTAGCCGGGATAGAACATGCGCTCCGAGGTGTACTTCTTGCCGCCACGAACCTCGGTGACCGACTCGGTCGGGATCAGCACTTTGCCGATTTTTCCTTCGAGGCCGAAGGCGTGAATACGAGACTCCAGCGACTCACGAACCTTGCGCTCGAAGCCCGAATAGGTGTGGACGATGTACCACTTCATGTTCGGGTTCTTGGGGGGCTCGGTAGCCGAAGTGGAACCTTCCGTTGGAGGCTGGGCGGGCGTATCGCCCGACCGTTCAGCCGCCTGCTCTTCGCGGGGTTCCTGCTCGTCGTGATTATTTTGATTAAGCTCTTCCATACCTTCTCATTCCGTCCGCGGCGACAATCGATGGCGCGGAACAGAGTTCTCG encodes:
- the rplK gene encoding 50S ribosomal protein L11 codes for the protein MAKKVTGSVKLQIEAGKATPAPPVGPALGQAQINIMEFCKQFNAKTQNKELAGLIIPVVVTVYSDRSFTFITKTPPASILLKRAAAVAKGSGEPNKTKVGTVTEKQVADIAKQKMPDLNAASLESAIKSVKGTARSMGIEVTA
- the nusG gene encoding transcription termination/antitermination protein NusG, whose amino-acid sequence is MEELNQNNHDEQEPREEQAAERSGDTPAQPPTEGSTSATEPPKNPNMKWYIVHTYSGFERKVRESLESRIHAFGLEGKIGKVLIPTESVTEVRGGKKYTSERMFYPGYVLVEMDLTGFRTGGEGDHVWHVVKSTPRVTGFVGTANDPTPLSEEEVNHIVYRVADSKEKPKLKVKYEKNESVRITDGPFTTFTGVVDEVNEDRETLKVMVTIFGRSTPVELEFGQVEKVLS
- the rplJ gene encoding 50S ribosomal protein L10, which gives rise to MAVTKAKKIEQVDQLTSELKDVNSGIVAEFGKLTVEMDFELRKAVRNAGGKYRVVKNTLAERAVKGTAFEKSLKDLAGRTSIAYTKGDIVALAKALTKYAKDNPELTFKSGVVEGRVIEAKEINALASLPSKEELYSKLLFLLNAPAQRLVTVMNATGRDLAVVVNQGVQEKKFKEAQ
- the rplA gene encoding 50S ribosomal protein L1, with amino-acid sequence MARKPGKNIEKARKEVEARPYVLQDAIQLLQKVKFAKFDETISVTLRLGVDPKHADQMVRGTVVLPHGLGKSKKVLVIASGDKLREAEAAGADFVGGEDMVEKIQKENWTDYDAVVATPDMMRSVGKLGKVLGPRGLMPNPKTGTVTMDIAKAVTEVKAGKVEFRTDKTALVHVPVGKISFTADKLVDNANTVISSVIKAKPAVAKGKYIKACYISSTMGPGIQLDTTAQEAAAKA
- the rplL gene encoding 50S ribosomal protein L7/L12, with the translated sequence MADLQQLEEQIVGLSLLEAAELVKKLEGRLGVSAAAAAPVMVAGAAGGAAAAAPAEEKTEFTVVLTAAGANKINVIKAVREVTSLGLKEAKDLVDGAPKTVKEGVSKDEAATIQKKFQEAGATVEVK